The sequence below is a genomic window from Flavobacterium sediminilitoris.
TGTGAAGACGATAGTTTCTCCAACTGCAATTTGCGAAACATTTGCAACTTTTGTAATTGTAAGGTCTGAACAAACAGTAATTGGAATATCTAATGAAGCAGAAGCTGTAGCACTACAAAGAGTAGCCCCTGAATATGTTACATTAACATTTCCTGTTGTTACTTCATTCCACTCTATGGTAACAAAATTTGATGAAGAGTCACCTCCAGAAGTAATTAAACCTCCTGTAACAGACCATTGATAATTAGTCATATTGGGTTCAGTAGTATATGTATATTCATTACTAAAACAAATATTTGCTGTTTCTCCATCTATTGTAGCATCACTTGTTGAATTTATAATAACAGTTACTTCTAATCTAACACTACTTTCACACGTTGTTCCAACAATTGCTGCGTAATACATTCCATTAGTAAGAAGTGTTGTAGGATCTAAAGGTGTTCCACCTGTGGAAGCAGTATACCATGCAATAGGAAATTCGTTTACTTGTATATCAGCTACAGTTGCATTTTGAGATACACAAAACTCTTGAGTCGTATCGTTAGTTGTAGGTGTTGCTTCATCAGAAATAGTTACAGTTACTTCTAATCTAACACTACTTTCACAAGTTGTTCCAACAATTGCTGCGTAATACATTCCATTAGTAAGAAGTGTTGTAGGATCTAAAGGTGTTCCACCTGTGGAAGCAGTATACCATGCAATAGGAGATTCGTTTACTTGTATATCAGCTACAGTTGCATTTTGAGATACACAAAATTCTTGAGTCGTATCGTTAGTTGTAGGTGTTGCTTCATCAGAAATAGTTACAGTTACTTCTAATCTAACACTACTTTCACAAGTTGTTCCAACAATTGCTGCGTAATACATTCCATTAGTAAGAAGTGTTGTAGGATCTAAAGGTGTTCCACCTGTGGAAGCAGTATACCATGCAATAGGAGATTCGTTCACTTGTATATCAGCTACAGTTGCATTTTGAGATACACAAAATTCTTGAGTCGTATCGTTAGTTGTAGGTGTTGCTTCATCAATGATAGTAATGATTACTTCTTTTAAATCGCCAGGGTTATTTGAACATTGGGTGTTAGAATCAGTAATACTTAAATAATAAGAAACAGGACTATCATTAGTTGTCAATCCGTTTATAGTTAGAACACCATTTGAATCGATAGAATATGTAATATTTCCATTAATCAATCCGTCAGTAATTTCATTTGTTGCATTTGCATCAAAATACCAATGAAAAGTTCCTGTAATTGTACTTGAAGAAGGAGTTATTACAACACTATTAATTGCGCATATTGGATTTTCATTTCCTGTTACAGATAAATTATTTCCTGTAGGTGCTGTATTAACATTTACAGTCACTTCAGTTCTTACAGATTCATCCGGACAGTTTGGATTTTTTGCAGCAGCATAAAAAGTTGTGGCTGTTGTAATTGCTGGAGTAATAAATGCTTCTCCAGAATTAACCATTCCTATTGGAGTTCCTCCAGAAGGCACATCATACCAGTAAATTTGTAAAGTTGAAGGATCAGCATGTGCAATTAAACTAGCTGAACTACCAGAACAAACAACTAAGTTTTGAGAACTAACATCAATAGTAGGTGCTGGAGGCGTTCTTGTAATATCAAATAAGTCTAATTTTTGAAAAGCAGAAACATTTAATAAAGCGGAATATTGAATAGTGATTCTATCCACTGCCATTCCTGGAGAATATGGTATACTTACAATCTCATTATTTTGTAAAAGAGTTAGTAAGTCTAAATTTAGTAATCCATTTAGTGATATTGAATTAGCTACATTGGCTCCATTGTATGAACTAATAGTTATATTATTAGCAACTCCAAGAGTAACTAAAGATGGATCTAATCTTAACCTTATATTAAAAACATCATTTGGATTTGATAATCCATCAAAATATACTGTTTGTTCAATTGATGCTGCTACATTTAAAATTCCTAAACTTAATTCAGAATATGAATTTAAATCAGAATCAATTACATTTTCTGGGTTATTTACACCCGCACCGCCTAATTCAATAAGATCTACTGTTAATCCACTTCCATTAAATGAAGTATATAAAGTA
It includes:
- a CDS encoding Ig-like domain-containing protein, yielding MENFYFKNCFEKWKVIALLFFLIKLSYSEAQTLVYAQSIISESEVDNSGNAADLDQTTFAVVRASTGIAVGIGSYSGHLELEFPTTLPANTTSYVKIESDDNLLEVLLGGSLGNILSDVLGIVLIGNQEFTIQAKMNNSIINVGSGSSQIPNAFATPSLRVVINELGEYFLAVTPNQPYNRIRLTNRVGSLLGLNNTKNLKVYSAHYISQSNECGNTLYTSFNGSGLTVDLIELGGAGVNNPENVIDSDLNSYSELSLGILNVAASIEQTVYFDGLSNPNDVFNIRLRLDPSLVTLGVANNITISSYNGANVANSISLNGLLNLDLLTLLQNNEIVSIPYSPGMAVDRITIQYSALLNVSAFQKLDLFDITRTPPAPTIDVSSQNLVVCSGSSASLIAHADPSTLQIYWYDVPSGGTPIGMVNSGEAFITPAITTATTFYAAAKNPNCPDESVRTEVTVNVNTAPTGNNLSVTGNENPICAINSVVITPSSSTITGTFHWYFDANATNEITDGLINGNITYSIDSNGVLTINGLTTNDSPVSYYLSITDSNTQCSNNPGDLKEVIITIIDEATPTTNDTTQEFCVSQNATVADIQVNESPIAWYTASTGGTPLDPTTLLTNGMYYAAIVGTTCESSVRLEVTVTISDEATPTTNDTTQEFCVSQNATVADIQVNESPIAWYTASTGGTPLDPTTLLTNGMYYAAIVGTTCESSVRLEVTVTISDEATPTTNDTTQEFCVSQNATVADIQVNEFPIAWYTASTGGTPLDPTTLLTNGMYYAAIVGTTCESSVRLEVTVIINSTSDATIDGETANICFSNEYTYTTEPNMTNYQWSVTGGLITSGGDSSSNFVTIEWNEVTTGNVNVTYSGATLCSATASASLDIPITVCSDLTITKVANVSQIAVGETIVFTITVSNNGTSDIQNIEVLEDLPSGYNYVSNTTTIGTYDSSTNLWLISQLLAGQSATLQITVTINASGNFTNTATILNSDPVDSNPDNNVAIAEVMVICLTVYNEFSPNNDGENEFFIIDCIENYPNNKLEIFNRYGNMVYETKSYQNTWNGISNVNGVIKQGESVPVGTYFYSLKVDELNISKSGWIYVAK